Proteins from one Oscillatoria nigro-viridis PCC 7112 genomic window:
- the gmd gene encoding GDP-mannose 4,6-dehydratase, which produces MTQRKRALITGITGQDGSYLSELLLEKGYEVHGIIRRSSSFNTDRIDHIYVDPHSEGARLFLHYGDLTDGTTLRRILEEVQPVEIYNLGAQSHVRVSFDSPEYTVDTVGMGVLRLLEAIRDYQHRTGIEVRFYQAGSSEMFGLVQEVPQKETTPFYPRSPYACAKVYGHWQTVNYRESYGLFACNGILFNHESPRRGETFVTRKITRAVARIVAGKQKKLYLGNLDSKRDWGYAKDYVRAMWLMLQQEKPDDYVIATNETHSIKEFLDLAFTYVNLDWQKYVEFDERYLRPAEVELLIGDSTKARQQLNWEPSVTFQELVHLMVDADMKALDQQGRGSGNGFD; this is translated from the coding sequence ATGACGCAACGTAAGCGAGCGCTAATAACAGGTATTACAGGTCAAGACGGCTCCTACTTGAGCGAATTACTCTTAGAGAAAGGATATGAAGTTCACGGCATTATCCGGCGCAGTTCTAGTTTCAATACCGATCGAATTGACCACATCTATGTCGATCCTCACAGCGAGGGTGCGCGCCTGTTTCTACACTACGGCGACTTGACGGACGGCACCACTCTCCGCCGGATCTTGGAAGAAGTCCAGCCGGTAGAAATTTATAACTTAGGCGCTCAATCTCACGTTCGAGTGAGTTTTGACTCGCCGGAATATACGGTTGACACAGTAGGAATGGGAGTATTGCGGCTGCTAGAAGCAATTCGGGACTATCAGCACCGCACCGGCATAGAAGTGCGGTTCTATCAAGCAGGTTCTTCGGAAATGTTTGGTTTGGTACAGGAAGTTCCGCAGAAAGAAACAACTCCTTTTTATCCCAGAAGTCCTTACGCCTGCGCCAAAGTTTACGGGCACTGGCAAACAGTAAATTATCGCGAATCTTACGGACTTTTTGCCTGCAACGGCATCTTGTTCAATCACGAATCTCCCCGCCGTGGCGAAACTTTTGTAACTCGCAAAATTACTCGCGCCGTGGCCAGAATAGTGGCCGGCAAGCAGAAAAAACTTTACTTGGGCAATCTCGATTCTAAGCGGGACTGGGGCTATGCTAAAGACTACGTGCGGGCTATGTGGCTGATGCTGCAACAAGAAAAGCCTGACGATTATGTCATTGCTACCAACGAGACCCATTCCATTAAGGAATTTCTCGATTTGGCTTTTACTTACGTCAATTTAGATTGGCAAAAATATGTGGAGTTTGACGAACGTTACTTGCGTCCGGCCGAAGTCGAACTGTTGATTGGCGATTCGACTAAGGCGCGCCAGCAATTAAATTGGGAACCTTCTGTAACTTTTCAGGAGTTAGTACATTTAATGGTAGATGCTGACATGAAAGCTTTAGACCAGCAAGGTCGGGGTTCGGGCAACGGATTTGATTAA
- a CDS encoding GDP-L-fucose synthase family protein, whose product MTSLDLSSKRILVTGGAGFLGRQVIDQLVKAGADTDKISVTRSRDCDLRVMENCKRAADQQNIIIHLAAHVGGIGLNQLKPAELFYDNLMMGAQLIHAAYEAGVEKFVCVGTICAYPKFTPVPFKEDDLWNGYPEETNAPYGIAKKALLVQLQSYRQQYEFNGIYLLPVNLYGPEDNFDPKSSHVIPALIRKVHEAQVRGDKTLPVWGDGSPSREFLYSTDAARGIVMATQDYSESDPVNLGTNSEVKIRDLVETICELMGFEGEIVWETDKPNGQPRRCLDTQRAKEKFGFVAEVKFKEGLKNTIDWYRKHAA is encoded by the coding sequence ATGACAAGCTTGGATTTAAGCAGCAAACGCATTCTAGTCACGGGCGGCGCCGGTTTCTTGGGCCGTCAGGTAATCGACCAGCTAGTGAAAGCAGGGGCCGATACTGATAAAATTTCGGTGACTCGATCGCGCGACTGCGACCTCCGCGTCATGGAAAACTGCAAGCGCGCCGCCGACCAACAAAATATAATCATACACCTCGCCGCCCACGTCGGCGGCATCGGTTTAAACCAACTCAAACCCGCTGAATTATTTTACGACAATTTGATGATGGGCGCGCAACTAATCCACGCCGCCTACGAAGCAGGAGTCGAAAAATTTGTCTGCGTCGGCACAATTTGCGCTTATCCCAAATTCACCCCTGTTCCATTTAAAGAAGACGATCTCTGGAACGGCTATCCCGAAGAAACTAATGCACCTTACGGAATTGCCAAAAAAGCCTTATTAGTGCAACTGCAATCCTACCGCCAGCAGTACGAATTCAACGGTATCTACTTGCTACCAGTCAATTTATACGGCCCGGAAGATAACTTTGACCCGAAAAGTTCCCACGTCATCCCCGCATTAATTCGCAAAGTCCACGAAGCGCAAGTAAGGGGAGACAAAACACTGCCAGTTTGGGGCGATGGCAGCCCCAGCCGCGAGTTTTTGTATTCCACAGATGCCGCGCGGGGAATTGTGATGGCGACGCAAGATTACAGTGAATCTGACCCGGTTAATTTGGGAACAAATAGCGAAGTTAAAATTCGCGATTTGGTGGAAACAATTTGCGAGTTGATGGGATTTGAGGGAGAAATTGTCTGGGAAACAGACAAACCGAACGGTCAGCCGCGCCGCTGTTTGGATACCCAAAGGGCTAAGGAAAAGTTTGGTTTTGTTGCGGAGGTGAAGTTTAAGGAAGGGTTGAAAAATACGATCGACTGGTATCGAAAACACGCCGCGTAA
- a CDS encoding sugar transferase, producing the protein MTADSQLISGKVIRAIARRGFGSVLQGDRRISRSLQSLDGELFKRLFDILFSLSVLILFAPVYLLLAFLIALSSPGPIFYVQERVGKNRKKFYCLKFRTMVENADDILLEIMENSPHLRQEFEDNFKLKQDPRITWIGRFLRMTSLDEFPQFWNVLKGDMSVVGPRPLVEEELPRYGRHINKILTIRPGITGLWQVSGRNDIPYPRRVQIDLYYANDKNLWMDMWIVFKTIGVVIFPKNNGAY; encoded by the coding sequence ATGACTGCCGACAGCCAACTAATCTCCGGCAAGGTAATTCGAGCGATCGCAAGACGCGGTTTTGGGTCTGTCCTGCAAGGAGATAGACGCATAAGTCGTTCTCTACAGAGCCTCGACGGAGAACTTTTCAAGCGGTTATTTGACATCCTGTTTTCCTTATCGGTTCTGATCCTGTTTGCTCCGGTTTACCTGCTTTTGGCTTTCTTAATCGCCTTAAGCTCGCCCGGTCCTATTTTTTACGTACAGGAACGAGTAGGCAAAAACCGTAAAAAGTTTTATTGCCTGAAATTCAGAACGATGGTGGAAAATGCGGACGATATATTGCTGGAAATCATGGAAAATTCTCCGCATTTGCGTCAAGAGTTTGAGGACAATTTCAAGCTGAAACAAGACCCTCGAATTACCTGGATTGGAAGATTTTTACGAATGACCAGTTTAGACGAGTTTCCCCAGTTTTGGAATGTTTTAAAAGGAGATATGAGCGTCGTCGGACCCAGACCTTTAGTTGAAGAAGAACTGCCGAGATACGGCCGTCACATCAACAAAATTCTCACCATAAGACCTGGAATTACAGGCTTGTGGCAAGTGTCCGGTCGCAACGACATTCCCTATCCCCGCCGAGTCCAAATCGACCTCTATTACGCAAATGACAAAAACCTTTGGATGGATATGTGGATTGTTTTCAAAACAATTGGAGTTGTGATTTTTCCCAAAAATAACGGCGCATACTAA
- a CDS encoding dynamin family protein, producing the protein MNINFRRYREPKGISQEAVASRLGISADQVRHYEQFPAKVPMGMAVKWLQILGVDIATAMSEEIHPLPGIEPRSPYAELYRRLNLLNQYIDENSFFSGLELPTDLRRPNDLQGQINQYYQKPNVVLTGAFDSGKSYLANTLLGKKILPIGYQPATRVITIVCHVESRPEWFDGNVGIIDEKFWQDENGKLNFNFLYLEDRERCQKHFLQFGSFDVLEKYGVHQYDDSDDSNDGGHTAIVYVDAPLLKACNLIDLPGYSDKQDEVSKDVEKANSATKIANVLLYASPAKGHINGQDMVRLRNLLRLLPAPENECKDFPTLGNFFIVATHADPSIRDDELPTILNKASARLYKELDETAIEFRRKLTKQDITKEDVQKRFFTFWSERPDRCQRLFDDLTQLLRETLPKTVICRVDREINAVKYDNTQEYANSIEQYQTTIAKIDEYRKELEKAEKNEPERQRQMWQKRSEVSKRINDLEKDTRKSFQTYAEKQIDVDSIEKMIRQRYDKKKEAQEYAPGYLVDLLQTHVENQISVNSEKLKAEIDAFLEKYPVPKLPNKDGIVVSIPFDTKGAFLGGIAGLGAYGALAAWAASLGNLGGYILVGKLVSLLSALFGATTGGTAAVISFVSAIGGPIVLGLGLAAGFASLVWNLVGEAWQKRLAKEIHKLLTKQGVVNKFLAGIDQYWEETATAFDQGADAVEAKCKQYLKHLHEITSTDTQSKERIEQIIINLEKLRVFFANIPWDTQGECL; encoded by the coding sequence ATGAACATTAATTTTAGACGCTATCGCGAACCGAAAGGTATAAGTCAAGAAGCAGTTGCCAGTCGGCTCGGAATCTCCGCCGATCAGGTTAGACATTATGAGCAGTTCCCTGCAAAAGTTCCGATGGGAATGGCAGTAAAATGGCTTCAAATATTAGGTGTTGACATTGCAACTGCCATGTCAGAGGAAATACATCCACTCCCAGGAATTGAACCACGCAGTCCCTACGCTGAACTTTATCGCCGGCTAAATTTACTTAATCAGTATATCGATGAAAATTCTTTTTTTTCTGGGCTGGAATTGCCAACCGATCTACGTAGACCTAACGATCTGCAAGGACAAATTAACCAGTATTACCAAAAACCAAATGTTGTCTTGACAGGAGCATTTGACTCTGGCAAATCCTATCTTGCTAATACTCTTTTAGGCAAAAAAATATTGCCAATAGGCTATCAGCCTGCAACAAGAGTCATTACCATTGTTTGTCATGTGGAAAGTCGCCCCGAATGGTTTGATGGAAACGTGGGAATTATTGATGAAAAATTTTGGCAAGATGAAAACGGAAAGCTAAATTTTAACTTCCTATATTTAGAGGATCGGGAGCGTTGTCAGAAGCATTTTTTGCAATTCGGTTCCTTTGACGTGCTAGAAAAATATGGCGTACATCAATATGATGACTCTGACGACAGCAATGACGGCGGACATACAGCTATAGTTTATGTAGATGCTCCTTTGTTAAAAGCGTGTAATCTGATTGACCTTCCCGGTTACTCTGATAAACAAGATGAAGTATCAAAGGATGTTGAGAAAGCTAATAGTGCCACCAAGATTGCTAATGTCTTGCTTTATGCTTCTCCTGCCAAGGGTCACATCAATGGTCAAGATATGGTGCGACTTCGGAATTTGCTGCGTTTGCTGCCGGCCCCAGAGAATGAATGCAAGGACTTTCCGACGCTAGGCAATTTCTTTATTGTGGCGACACACGCAGATCCGAGTATCCGTGACGATGAGCTTCCCACAATTCTCAATAAAGCTTCAGCAAGGCTGTATAAAGAACTTGATGAAACTGCTATAGAGTTTCGTCGAAAGCTAACAAAGCAGGATATTACCAAGGAAGATGTGCAAAAGCGTTTCTTCACTTTCTGGTCAGAAAGGCCGGATCGCTGTCAGCGTCTCTTTGATGATTTAACCCAACTCCTTCGCGAGACTCTTCCTAAAACAGTCATCTGTCGTGTCGATCGCGAAATTAATGCGGTCAAATATGACAATACACAAGAATACGCTAACTCGATTGAGCAATATCAAACAACAATTGCCAAAATAGACGAGTATCGAAAAGAGCTTGAGAAAGCGGAGAAGAATGAACCTGAACGTCAGCGACAAATGTGGCAAAAACGCAGTGAAGTGAGCAAACGCATTAATGATTTAGAAAAAGATACTCGCAAATCATTTCAGACCTATGCGGAAAAACAGATTGATGTAGATTCCATAGAAAAAATGATTCGCCAGAGATACGACAAAAAGAAAGAGGCTCAAGAATACGCTCCCGGTTATTTAGTCGATCTGCTGCAAACTCATGTAGAAAATCAAATTAGTGTCAATTCTGAAAAACTCAAGGCTGAGATTGACGCTTTTCTGGAAAAATACCCAGTGCCTAAACTTCCCAACAAAGATGGAATAGTAGTATCTATTCCCTTCGATACAAAAGGAGCTTTTCTTGGTGGGATAGCAGGTTTAGGTGCTTATGGTGCTTTAGCCGCTTGGGCAGCCAGTCTTGGCAACCTTGGTGGCTATATCTTAGTAGGGAAATTAGTCAGTCTTTTGTCAGCACTTTTTGGTGCTACTACCGGTGGCACGGCAGCAGTAATTTCTTTCGTAAGTGCGATTGGTGGCCCAATAGTTCTAGGGCTCGGTTTAGCTGCTGGATTTGCTTCTTTGGTGTGGAATTTAGTTGGGGAAGCTTGGCAGAAGCGGTTAGCAAAAGAAATTCACAAACTCTTAACAAAACAGGGTGTTGTTAATAAATTCCTAGCAGGAATCGACCAGTATTGGGAAGAGACAGCCACAGCCTTTGATCAAGGTGCCGACGCAGTTGAAGCAAAATGCAAACAGTATCTCAAGCATCTGCACGAAATTACTTCAACTGATACCCAGTCAAAAGAACGAATTGAACAGATTATCATAAATCTGGAGAAACTCAGGGTTTTTTTCGCCAACATTCCTTGGGATACCCAGGGAGAATGTTTGTAA
- a CDS encoding glycosyltransferase, whose product MKQLKYALVHEWLTPLATGGSELVVQEILKHVDEADIYALIDFESTNPESYLFGRQIGTTFLQHFPKARNGVQKYLPFLPIAIEQLDLREYDIILSSSHAVAKGILSSPQQMHVCYCHTPMRYAWDLTFDYLRSSKAGRGIQGLLTRYLLHRLRQWDVISANRVDYFIANSQHTARRIWRCYRRRAQVIYPPVNIERFSLMRQKQDFYVTVCRLVSYKNVSAIVQAFNQLGHTLIVIGTGPELEMIRQIAKPNVQVLGWQPASIVEKYMAEAKAFVYAACEDFGIALVEAQACGTPVISYAAGGALETVLDIRQHPETGTGLFFSSQTAAALVEAVEEFEQLQGKFGPEICRLRAEQFAPDVFGQRYLAFVERCYQEFQSRDFTKSGT is encoded by the coding sequence GTGAAACAACTCAAATACGCCCTAGTTCACGAATGGTTGACGCCCTTAGCTACTGGCGGTTCAGAACTCGTAGTACAGGAAATCCTCAAACACGTAGACGAGGCAGATATCTATGCCCTCATCGACTTTGAATCAACCAATCCCGAAAGCTATCTTTTCGGGCGACAGATTGGCACAACATTTTTGCAGCACTTTCCCAAGGCCCGCAATGGCGTCCAAAAATATCTGCCATTTCTGCCGATCGCGATCGAACAACTAGATCTGCGAGAATACGACATCATCCTCTCCTCATCCCATGCCGTTGCCAAAGGCATCCTCAGCAGTCCCCAGCAAATGCACGTCTGCTACTGCCACACGCCCATGCGCTACGCTTGGGACTTAACTTTTGACTATTTGCGTAGCAGCAAAGCCGGACGGGGCATCCAGGGTCTGCTGACGCGATATTTGTTGCATCGACTGCGGCAGTGGGACGTAATTTCCGCCAATCGCGTTGATTATTTCATCGCTAACTCTCAACACACTGCGCGCCGAATTTGGCGGTGCTATCGGCGGCGGGCCCAGGTGATTTATCCGCCGGTAAATATCGAGCGATTTTCCTTGATGCGGCAAAAACAAGACTTTTACGTCACAGTTTGTCGGTTGGTAAGTTACAAAAACGTAAGTGCGATCGTCCAAGCATTCAATCAACTCGGGCATACTCTAATTGTGATCGGCACCGGGCCAGAATTAGAAATGATTCGGCAAATCGCCAAACCCAACGTGCAAGTGCTCGGCTGGCAGCCCGCCTCCATAGTTGAAAAGTACATGGCAGAGGCGAAAGCCTTTGTCTATGCAGCTTGCGAAGATTTTGGCATAGCTTTGGTAGAGGCTCAAGCTTGCGGAACGCCGGTAATTTCCTATGCAGCAGGGGGCGCTTTGGAGACAGTGCTCGACATTCGCCAACACCCAGAGACGGGGACTGGTTTATTTTTTTCCTCCCAAACCGCAGCAGCATTAGTCGAAGCTGTCGAGGAATTTGAGCAGTTGCAAGGCAAGTTTGGGCCAGAAATCTGCAGGTTGCGCGCTGAACAGTTTGCCCCCGATGTCTTTGGGCAGCGCTATCTAGCTTTTGTGGAACGCTGCTATCAGGAATTTCAATCCCGCGATTTTACCAAGTCTGGGACTTGA